From the genome of Cryptococcus neoformans var. neoformans B-3501A chromosome 1, whole genome shotgun sequence, one region includes:
- a CDS encoding hypothetical protein (Match to ESTs gb|CF186755.1|CF186755, gb|CF185650.1|CF185650; Similar to gi|46096064|gb|EAK81297.1| hypothetical protein UM00312.1 [Ustilago maydis 521], FASTA scores: opt: 345, E(): 1.6e-11, (31.045% identity (59.104% similar) in 335 aa overlap (8-323:4-302))) — translation MPEDLSFLDQLEDWLEAQIPNNLHDLPSKMFDTVEKLTNDLFETLNVHGPPSISIPFPPFGAKEVPTVPLPPPPPPSSTISCCQNAVHRSGRFVKTHPIAVGAVISVGLGFTGLLAYHGASFFAKGRKEKRQFGVNGVVRDGMLKEAIVILAPSPMPHILVPLAASLLRAGYIVLIAVTNNRDAQSLEKRLNGLEERSALRVLVYDPDDPSTFPPFHRSLLATLTLRFPVSGRYTAGDPYNPQPSQLAHIHAFLSLYPLHPSPPSQPGALPALPTLLAPNPDGSKPMLVNFYPSGSVPTTPVTFASQILSSNHVLLGRNLAASSGARVISIYIGDVDLPTLPAILSHGKTLSRRQIAKERLAQVASPQQKVSIIRDYIYGSFNAVFSVVIGSLGLGTAVRDYKTFEKGVLKAIKSSHGQLFFIGQRSFLPFFVAHLPIPSSFLPPLLAYLPAMPSCTGPAASEHVKSAGYKNKTSVAKQGATSRQDANGEKERLSASEGSEHEAGEDLISSVHTGTSTSSRGVGSESSEGASGLGGSWVGLEDAV, via the exons ATGCCGGAGGatctctcctttcttgACCAGCTCGAAGACTGGCTAGAGGCCCAGATTCCCAACAATCTTCACGATTTACCATCCAAGATGTTTGATACTGTTGAAAAATTAACAAACGATCTCT TTGAGACTCTCAATGTTCATGGTCCACCCTCTATCTCAATACCCTTTCCACCTTTCGGGGCCAAAGAAGTGCCCACtgtccctctccctcctcccccccctCCTAGTAGCACAATTTCTTGCTGTCAAAATGCGGTCCATAGATCTGGTCGGTTCGTGAAGACCCATCCTATCGCTGTTGGCGCGGTCATATCCGTTGGCTTGGGCTTCACGGGACTTTTGGCATACCATGGTGCAAGCTTCTTTGCtaaggggaggaaggaaaaaagacaatTTGGCGTCAACGGTGTCGTGCGCGACGGTATGTTGAAAGAGGCTATTG TGATCCTCGCCCCTTCTCCCATGCCTCATATCCTTGTCCCGCTTGCGGCGAGTCTTCTGAGGGCAGGATATATTGTATTGATTGCTGTCACCAATAACAGGGATGCGCAATCTCTTGAGAAAAGGTTGAATGgattggaggaaagatccGCCTTGCGTGTTCTTGTCTACGACCCGGATGAC CCTTCTActttccctcctttccATCGCTCGCTTCTTGCCACCCTTACTCTCCGTTTCCCTGTCAGTGGAAGGTACACTGCTGGGGATCCATACAATCCACAACCATCTCAATTAGCTCACATCCAtgctttcctttccctctatcccctccacccatctccaccatctcaGCCAGGAGCCCTTCCAGCTCTACCTACACTTCTCGCTCCTAACCCCGACGGCAGTAAACCAATGCTGGTGAACTTTTACCCGTCAGGCTCAGTACCGACGACGCCTGTTACTTTTGCTAGCCAGATTCTCTCTAGCAACCATGTGTTGCTTGGTAGGAATCTGGCAGCATCCTCTGGTGCTAGAGTCATCTCCATATACATTGGTGATGTTGATCTACCAACTCTGCCTGCGATCCTCAGTCATGGCAAAACTCTTTCCCGTCGTCAGATCGCAAAGGAACGACTTGCGCAGGTAGCATCACCGCAGCAAAAGGTGTCTATCATTCGAGACTATATCTACGGCTCATTCAATGCTGTTTTCAGTGTGGTCATCGGATCACTCGGTCTGGGGACTGCAGTGAGAGATTACAAGACGTTTGAAAAAGGGGTTCTGAAAGCCATCAAATCGTCCCACGGCCAACTTTTCTTCATTGGTCAACGATCAttccttccattctttGTTGCACATCTACCTATCCCCagctccttccttcctcctcttttaGCGTACCTGCCCGCAATGCCCTCTTGCACCGGTCCTGCGGCTTCTGAGCACGTCAAATCCGCCGGCTACAAGAACAAAACTTCTGTGGCCAAACAAGGGGCGACTAGCCGCCAGGACGCAaatggggaaaaggagaggtTATCAGCTTCGGAGGGCAGTGAACATGAGGCAGGAGAAGACCTCATCAGCTCGGTGCACACTGGAACGAGCACCAGTAGTAGAGGTGTGGGTAGTGAGAGCTCGGAGGGGGCTAGCGGTCTTGGAGGTAGTTGGGTTGGATTGGAGGACGCCGTTTGA